GAGTTCGTGACCCTGGCCGCCGCCGAGGGGGCCAACGTCCGCGAGTTGTGTCGCCGTTACGGCGTCAGCCCCAAGACGGCTTACAAGTGGATCGCTCGGTTCCGCGAGGGCGGGGCCGACGCCCTCGTCGACCGCTCGCGACGGCCCGCGGCCTCGCCGGACCGCACGCCCGAGGCGATCGAGGCCGAGGTGCTTCGGCTCCATGACAAGCACTCCGCCTGGGGCGGCCGCAAGCTCCGCAAGCGGCTGATCGAACTGGGCCGGCGAGACGTCCCCGCGCCCAGCACCATCACCGAGATCCTCCGCCGTCACGGCCGGCTCGCCGAGGCCCCGGCCCCGACGGCCTTCGTCCGGTTCGAGCACGACGCCCCCAACCGGCTCTGGCAGATGGACTTCAAGGGCCACTTCGCCATCGCCGCCGGCCGCTGCCATCCCCTGACCGTGCTCGACGACCACTCGCGATTCGCCCTGGGCCTGTTCGCCTGCGACGACGAACGCGACGCCACCGTCCGCGGCCGCCTCACGACGCTCTTCCGCCGCTACGGCCTGCCCGAGCGGATCCTCTGCGACAACGGCTCCCCCTGGGGGACCGTCGTGACGCCCCAGCGACACACCGCGTTGGGCGTCTGGCTGCTGAAACTGGGCGTCGGCGTCAGCCACGGCCGAGCCTACCACCCCCAGACCCAGGGCAAGATCGAGCGATTCCACCGCACCCTCAAGGCCGAAGTCCTCCAGGGCCGCGACTTCGACGACCTGGCCATGTGCCAACGACGGTTCGACCCCTGGCGCGACGTCTACAACCACGAACGCCCCCACGAGGCGTTGGACCTGGAAGTGCCGGCCAGCCGCTACCGCATCAGCGAACGACCGTTCCCCGAGTCGCCGCCCGTGTGGGAATACGGCCCGACCGACGCCGTGCGAAAGGTGAGCGACGACGGGACCATCAGCTTCAAGGGCCGAGAGTCCACCCTGAGCAAGGCGTTCCGCGGCGAACGCGTCGCGATCCGCCCGACCCCCG
This is a stretch of genomic DNA from Paludisphaera rhizosphaerae. It encodes these proteins:
- a CDS encoding IS481 family transposase gives rise to the protein MPWKDVSLMSLRLEFVTLAAAEGANVRELCRRYGVSPKTAYKWIARFREGGADALVDRSRRPAASPDRTPEAIEAEVLRLHDKHSAWGGRKLRKRLIELGRRDVPAPSTITEILRRHGRLAEAPAPTAFVRFEHDAPNRLWQMDFKGHFAIAAGRCHPLTVLDDHSRFALGLFACDDERDATVRGRLTTLFRRYGLPERILCDNGSPWGTVVTPQRHTALGVWLLKLGVGVSHGRAYHPQTQGKIERFHRTLKAEVLQGRDFDDLAMCQRRFDPWRDVYNHERPHEALDLEVPASRYRISERPFPESPPVWEYGPTDAVRKVSDDGTISFKGRESTLSKAFRGERVAIRPTPEDGVFGVYFGVHPIAQIDLRV